In Saccharothrix syringae, the following are encoded in one genomic region:
- a CDS encoding DUF3558 domain-containing protein, with protein sequence MHLRRVPALTAALAVALVFGLSACATSVTGKPLAAAGGGTGKTTSSKPPASSTKTSSPKTTEPTDEDSGAPDPKKPSGNVKITTKKKTEGYDDCALLTPEDVTAAVGAAKGGEPGCVQSTEEPYTVVLFMLSPLSYEGEPRTIEVGGNTAYEIRESGGDCTVLVMLTDDSSEVTPAFMASVTPIDEIDPCPVALKLATKGFEKIPNA encoded by the coding sequence ATGCACCTGCGACGAGTCCCCGCCTTGACCGCCGCGCTGGCCGTGGCGCTCGTGTTCGGCCTCTCCGCCTGCGCCACGTCGGTCACGGGCAAGCCACTCGCCGCCGCCGGCGGCGGGACCGGGAAGACGACGTCGAGCAAGCCGCCCGCGTCCTCGACGAAGACGTCCTCCCCCAAGACCACCGAGCCGACGGACGAGGACTCGGGCGCCCCGGACCCGAAGAAGCCCTCCGGCAACGTGAAGATCACCACCAAGAAGAAGACCGAGGGCTACGACGACTGCGCCCTCCTCACGCCCGAGGACGTGACCGCCGCCGTGGGCGCGGCGAAGGGCGGCGAGCCGGGGTGCGTGCAGAGCACCGAGGAGCCGTACACGGTGGTGTTGTTCATGCTGTCGCCGCTCTCGTACGAGGGCGAGCCGCGCACCATCGAGGTCGGCGGGAACACCGCGTACGAGATCCGGGAGAGCGGCGGCGACTGCACGGTGCTCGTCATGCTGACCGACGACTCGTCGGAGGTCACGCCCGCGTTCATGGCCAGCGTGACGCCGATCGACGAGATCGACCCGTGCCCGGTGGCGCTGAAGTTGGCCACCAAGGGTTTCGAGAAGATCCCGAACGCGTGA
- a CDS encoding acetoin utilization protein AcuC → MGKAAAVVWDESFLGYDLGGDHPLNPVRLDLTIRLATGLGVLDGVDLIRPTPATETEIERVHEPSYLNAVQAAPMAGWDVGHGLGTPDNPVFTRMHEASALVVGGSLAAARRIAEGTADRAVNIAGGLHHAMPDRAAGFCVYNDCAVAISWLLDHGFDRIAYVDTDVHHGDGVQVAFYDDPRVLTVSLHQNPLTLWPGTGRPAELGGPGAEGTSVNLALPAGSNDRAWLRAFDATVPALLRAFRPQLLVTQCGVDTHREDPLADLALTVDGHRAIYHRLRELAGEVAGGKWLALGGGGYELLRVVPRSWTHLLAAVLDHDLDPDTPLPADWVAHASALAPHRPLPISLTDGADTGFRPWGGELDTPVDLAIRDTRRALFPLHGLDPDDPRD, encoded by the coding sequence ATGGGCAAGGCAGCCGCTGTCGTCTGGGACGAGTCCTTCCTCGGCTACGACCTGGGCGGGGACCACCCGCTCAACCCCGTCCGCCTGGACCTGACCATCCGCCTCGCCACCGGGCTGGGCGTGCTGGACGGCGTGGACCTCATCCGGCCCACCCCGGCCACCGAGACCGAGATCGAACGCGTCCACGAACCCTCCTACCTCAACGCCGTGCAGGCCGCGCCGATGGCGGGCTGGGACGTGGGCCACGGCCTGGGCACCCCGGACAACCCCGTCTTCACCCGCATGCACGAGGCGTCCGCGCTGGTCGTCGGCGGTTCGCTGGCCGCCGCGCGGCGGATCGCCGAGGGCACCGCCGACCGGGCGGTCAACATCGCCGGGGGCCTGCACCACGCCATGCCCGACCGCGCCGCCGGGTTCTGCGTCTACAACGACTGCGCCGTCGCCATCTCCTGGCTGCTCGACCACGGCTTCGACCGCATCGCCTACGTCGACACCGACGTCCACCACGGCGACGGCGTGCAGGTCGCCTTCTACGACGACCCGCGCGTGCTGACCGTCTCCCTCCACCAGAACCCGCTGACCCTGTGGCCCGGCACCGGCCGCCCGGCCGAGCTGGGCGGGCCCGGCGCGGAGGGCACCTCCGTCAACCTCGCCCTGCCCGCGGGCTCCAACGACCGCGCCTGGCTGCGCGCCTTCGACGCCACCGTGCCCGCCCTGCTGCGCGCCTTCCGCCCCCAGCTGCTGGTCACCCAGTGCGGCGTCGACACCCACCGCGAGGACCCGCTGGCCGACCTGGCGCTCACCGTCGACGGCCACCGCGCCATCTACCACCGCCTGCGCGAGCTGGCCGGCGAGGTCGCCGGCGGCAAGTGGCTCGCCCTCGGCGGCGGCGGGTACGAGCTGCTGCGCGTGGTGCCCCGCAGCTGGACCCACCTGCTGGCCGCGGTCCTGGACCACGACCTCGACCCCGACACCCCGCTGCCCGCCGACTGGGTCGCCCACGCCTCGGCCCTCGCACCGCACCGCCCGCTGCCGATCTCCCTGACCGACGGCGCCGACACCGGCTTCCGCCCCTGGGGCGGCGAGCTGGACACGCCCGTCGACCTGGCGATCCGCGACACCCGGCGCGCCCTGTTCCCGCTGCACGGCCTGGACCCCGACGACCCGAGGGACTGA
- a CDS encoding bifunctional acetate--CoA ligase family protein/GNAT family N-acetyltransferase, whose translation MDPFDYPRSWEADVVLSDGGTVHLRPVTPDDAERLLAFHGRLSERTRYFRYFGPYPRMPKRDLDRFSTVDHADRVALAALLGDDIVAVGRYDRLGRGDSAEVAFVVEDAHQGRGLGSILLEHLAAAARERGLSRFTAEVLAENGQMVRIFRDAGYSVSRAFDEGVLHLEFDIDPTDESVEVARAREQAAEARSVHNLLHPRSVAVIGASTDRTKIGHAVLTNLLTADFAGPVYPVNAEHRSVRGVRAYPSVLDIPDDVDLAVVAVPAPRVDEVMDACLAKGVKALVVVTSGFGETGPGGRSAERRLVAEARAHGMRVVGPNALGVVNTDAGVRLNATLAPSLPARGRTGFFCQSGALGTAILAAAAERGLGLSTFVSAGNRADVSGNDLLQYWETDPATDVVLLYLESFGNPRKFARLARRLGRTKPIVAVKSGRHAVTPALAATSVPVDEASVQALFEQAGVIRVESLAQLFDTALLLAHQPLPAGPRVAVVGNSTAIGLLAADTALAEGLELAGDPVDVGAQAEPAAFAAAVEQALARPDTDALVVVFVPPLAVPGAAFARALREVVERGGRDKPIASTFLAVEGVPDELAVPGPGGAPGRGSVPSYPSPERAVLALARATRYARWRSAPQGNFTRPDGVDAEAARHLVASLGLDETGERRLDDDTAVRLLACYGVELVPFRVVSSADDAVRAAAELGHPVALKSTDDRLRHRTDLVGVRLDLTSDEAVRTAYDMLAEVSDRPDVYVQRMAPKGISCVLGLQDDPSFGSLVSFGLSGLVSDLLGDRAYRAVPLTDADAAALVRAPKAAPLLAGYRGDEPADLTALQDLVLRLAALAEDLPEVREVALEPVLASAAGAYVSSARVTLGPPPSKHDTGPRRLRSPGAAG comes from the coding sequence GTGGACCCGTTCGACTACCCGCGGTCCTGGGAGGCCGACGTCGTGCTCAGCGACGGCGGCACGGTCCACCTGCGCCCGGTCACCCCCGACGACGCCGAGCGCCTGCTCGCCTTCCACGGCCGGCTCTCCGAGCGCACCCGCTACTTCCGCTACTTCGGCCCCTACCCGCGCATGCCCAAGCGCGACCTCGACCGCTTCAGCACCGTCGACCACGCCGACCGCGTCGCGCTCGCCGCGCTGCTGGGCGACGACATCGTCGCCGTCGGCCGCTACGACCGCCTCGGCCGGGGCGACTCCGCCGAGGTCGCCTTCGTCGTCGAGGACGCCCACCAGGGCCGCGGCCTCGGCTCCATCCTCCTGGAGCACCTGGCCGCCGCCGCCCGCGAGCGCGGCCTGAGCCGCTTCACCGCCGAGGTGCTGGCCGAGAACGGCCAGATGGTGCGCATCTTCCGCGACGCCGGCTACAGCGTCAGCCGCGCCTTCGACGAGGGCGTGCTGCACCTGGAGTTCGACATCGACCCCACCGACGAGTCGGTCGAGGTCGCCCGCGCCCGCGAGCAGGCCGCCGAGGCGCGCAGCGTGCACAACCTGCTGCACCCCCGCTCCGTCGCGGTCATCGGCGCCTCCACCGACCGCACCAAGATCGGCCACGCGGTGCTGACCAACCTGCTCACCGCCGACTTCGCCGGCCCCGTCTACCCGGTCAACGCCGAGCACCGCTCCGTGCGCGGCGTGCGCGCCTACCCCTCGGTCCTCGACATCCCCGACGACGTCGACCTGGCCGTGGTCGCCGTGCCCGCGCCGCGCGTGGACGAGGTCATGGACGCCTGCCTGGCCAAGGGGGTGAAAGCCCTGGTCGTCGTCACCTCCGGGTTCGGCGAGACCGGGCCCGGCGGCCGCAGCGCCGAGCGCAGGCTCGTCGCCGAGGCCCGCGCCCACGGCATGCGCGTGGTCGGCCCCAACGCCCTCGGCGTGGTCAACACCGACGCGGGCGTGCGCCTCAACGCCACCCTCGCGCCCAGCCTGCCCGCCCGCGGCCGCACCGGCTTCTTCTGCCAGTCCGGCGCCCTGGGCACCGCCATCCTCGCCGCCGCCGCCGAACGCGGCCTCGGCCTGTCCACGTTCGTCTCCGCCGGCAACCGCGCCGACGTCTCCGGCAACGACCTGCTCCAGTACTGGGAGACCGACCCCGCCACCGACGTGGTCCTGCTCTACCTGGAGTCCTTCGGCAACCCCCGCAAGTTCGCCCGGCTGGCCCGCAGGCTCGGCCGCACCAAGCCCATCGTCGCGGTCAAGTCCGGCCGCCACGCCGTCACCCCCGCCCTGGCCGCCACCTCCGTGCCGGTCGACGAGGCCAGCGTGCAGGCCCTGTTCGAGCAGGCGGGCGTCATCCGCGTCGAGTCCCTGGCCCAGCTGTTCGACACCGCCCTGCTGCTGGCCCACCAGCCCCTGCCCGCCGGGCCCCGGGTGGCCGTCGTCGGCAACTCCACCGCCATCGGGCTGCTCGCCGCCGACACCGCCCTCGCCGAGGGCCTGGAGCTGGCCGGCGACCCCGTCGACGTGGGCGCGCAGGCCGAACCCGCCGCGTTCGCCGCCGCCGTCGAACAGGCCCTGGCCAGGCCCGACACCGACGCGCTGGTGGTGGTGTTCGTGCCGCCGCTGGCCGTGCCCGGCGCCGCGTTCGCCCGCGCCCTGCGCGAGGTCGTCGAACGCGGCGGCCGCGACAAGCCCATCGCGTCCACCTTCCTCGCGGTCGAGGGCGTGCCCGACGAACTGGCCGTGCCCGGCCCCGGCGGCGCACCGGGCCGCGGCTCCGTGCCCTCCTACCCCAGCCCGGAACGCGCCGTGCTCGCCCTGGCCAGGGCCACCCGCTACGCGCGCTGGCGCTCCGCGCCCCAGGGCAACTTCACCAGGCCCGACGGCGTCGACGCCGAGGCCGCGCGGCACCTGGTCGCCTCCCTCGGGCTCGACGAGACCGGCGAGCGGCGCCTCGACGACGACACCGCCGTGCGGCTGCTGGCCTGCTACGGCGTCGAACTCGTGCCGTTCCGCGTGGTCTCCTCCGCCGACGACGCCGTGCGCGCCGCCGCCGAACTCGGCCACCCGGTGGCCCTCAAGTCCACCGACGACCGCCTCCGGCACCGCACCGACCTGGTCGGCGTGCGCCTCGACCTCACCTCCGACGAGGCCGTGCGCACCGCCTACGACATGCTCGCCGAGGTCTCCGACCGGCCCGACGTCTACGTGCAGCGCATGGCGCCCAAGGGCATCTCCTGCGTGCTGGGCCTGCAGGACGACCCGTCGTTCGGCAGCCTGGTCTCCTTCGGGCTGTCCGGCCTGGTCAGCGACCTGCTCGGCGACCGCGCCTACCGGGCCGTGCCGCTCACCGACGCCGACGCGGCCGCCCTGGTCCGCGCGCCCAAGGCCGCGCCGCTGCTGGCCGGCTACCGCGGCGACGAACCCGCCGACCTCACCGCGCTCCAGGACCTGGTGCTCCGGCTCGCCGCCCTCGCCGAGGACCTGCCCGAGGTGCGCGAGGTCGCCCTGGAACCGGTGCTGGCCAGCGCCGCCGGCGCGTACGTCAGCAGCGCCCGCGTCACCCTCGGCCCGCCGCCCTCCAAGCACGACACCGGCCCGCGCCGGCTCCGGTCGCCCGGCGCCGCGGGCTGA
- a CDS encoding glutamate ABC transporter substrate-binding protein, whose amino-acid sequence MALATLRALVVACTAALVLASCSSGDESTVAGKAESTERLTIAVAYDQPGLAVRRLDGTHKGFDVDVARYVAKELGVPETGVKFVEAVPAERENLLTTGAVDLVVSSYSITDKRKEVIDFVGPYFVAGQDLLVRLTDERITGPESLNAGNLKLCSVTNTTSAQHVKDRFAQSVQLVEYPNFSDCVTALLAEQVDALTTDDVILAGYAAQNPELLRVVGQPFSKEEYGIGMRKGDSDSKAKITAAVRKMIDSGEWRKSLEANVGESGYAIPDPPQLTS is encoded by the coding sequence ATGGCTCTGGCAACACTGCGCGCCCTGGTGGTCGCGTGCACCGCCGCCCTCGTCCTCGCCTCGTGCTCCTCCGGCGACGAGTCGACCGTGGCGGGCAAGGCGGAGAGCACCGAGCGGCTCACCATCGCCGTCGCCTACGACCAGCCCGGCCTGGCCGTGCGCCGGCTCGACGGCACCCACAAGGGCTTCGACGTCGACGTGGCCCGCTACGTCGCCAAGGAGCTGGGCGTCCCGGAGACCGGCGTCAAGTTCGTCGAGGCGGTCCCGGCCGAGCGCGAGAACCTGCTCACCACCGGCGCCGTCGACCTCGTGGTCTCCAGCTACTCGATCACCGACAAGCGCAAGGAGGTCATCGACTTCGTCGGCCCCTACTTCGTCGCGGGCCAGGACCTCCTGGTCCGGCTGACCGACGAGCGCATCACCGGACCCGAATCGCTCAACGCGGGCAACCTCAAGCTGTGCTCGGTGACCAACACCACGTCGGCGCAGCACGTGAAGGACCGGTTCGCGCAATCCGTGCAGCTGGTGGAGTACCCCAACTTCAGTGATTGCGTCACCGCCCTGCTCGCCGAGCAGGTCGACGCGTTGACGACCGACGACGTGATCCTCGCCGGCTACGCCGCGCAGAACCCCGAGCTGCTGAGGGTGGTCGGGCAGCCCTTCAGCAAGGAGGAGTACGGCATCGGCATGCGCAAGGGCGACTCCGACAGCAAGGCGAAGATCACCGCCGCCGTCCGGAAGATGATCGACTCCGGCGAATGGCGCAAGTCCCTGGAGGCCAACGTGGGCGAATCGGGTTACGCCATCCCCGACCCGCCCCAGTTGACCTCGTGA
- a CDS encoding GntR family transcriptional regulator, whose product MPHYRADGPVRAGVPEHGRVPRYYAVKTELLWLIEALGEGTALPSERDLAERFSVSRVTLRQAVGELVMEGKLQRRQGSGTYVAPPKLVQPLSLVSYTEGMRRQGVTPARGVITVEHLPADDVLARDLRVPRGDAVIHLERVLLADDERVGLESTYLSAARFPTLLDVFDPTTSLYACLRDRLGVEFTEAEERVETVLATPREALLIGTNPALPMLLLHRVSYDRDGAPVERGRSLYRGDRFSFMARLRSE is encoded by the coding sequence ATGCCCCACTACCGCGCGGACGGCCCCGTCCGCGCGGGCGTCCCCGAACACGGCCGCGTGCCGCGCTACTACGCGGTCAAGACCGAACTCCTGTGGCTCATCGAAGCGCTGGGGGAGGGCACGGCGCTGCCGTCCGAGCGCGACCTGGCCGAGCGGTTCTCGGTGTCGCGGGTCACGCTGCGCCAGGCCGTCGGCGAGCTGGTCATGGAGGGCAAGCTCCAGCGGCGGCAGGGCAGCGGCACCTACGTCGCACCGCCCAAGCTGGTGCAGCCGCTGTCCCTGGTCAGCTACACCGAGGGGATGCGCCGCCAGGGCGTGACCCCCGCCCGCGGCGTGATCACCGTCGAGCACCTGCCCGCCGACGACGTGCTCGCCCGCGACCTGCGGGTGCCGCGCGGCGACGCGGTCATCCACCTGGAGCGCGTCCTGCTGGCCGACGACGAGCGGGTCGGCCTGGAGTCGACCTACCTGTCGGCGGCCCGCTTCCCGACCCTCCTCGACGTCTTCGACCCCACCACCTCGCTGTACGCGTGCCTGCGCGACCGGCTCGGGGTGGAGTTCACCGAGGCCGAGGAACGCGTGGAGACCGTGCTCGCCACCCCGCGCGAGGCGCTGCTGATCGGCACCAACCCCGCCCTGCCCATGCTCCTGCTCCACCGGGTGTCCTACGACCGCGACGGCGCGCCGGTCGAACGCGGCCGTTCGCTGTACCGGGGGGACCGGTTCAGCTTCATGGCGCGCCTCCGGTCGGAGTGA